A part of Agromyces protaetiae genomic DNA contains:
- a CDS encoding ArsR/SmtB family transcription factor yields the protein MVVRSELTDAEVDAIFQALADATRRDILARVIEREQSVSAIAERYTMSFAAVQKHVAVLERALLVTKERRGREQIVHAHPQSIEHARRLLDDYERLWRSRIHRMQDILDEGNA from the coding sequence ATGGTTGTACGTTCTGAACTCACCGATGCAGAGGTCGACGCGATCTTCCAGGCGCTCGCCGATGCGACTCGCCGCGACATCCTCGCGCGCGTCATCGAGCGCGAGCAGAGCGTCTCGGCGATCGCCGAGCGCTACACGATGAGCTTCGCCGCCGTGCAGAAGCACGTCGCGGTGCTCGAACGCGCCTTGCTCGTCACCAAAGAGCGACGCGGCCGCGAGCAGATCGTGCACGCGCACCCGCAGTCGATCGAGCACGCGCGTCGACTCCTCGACGACTACGAACGACTGTGGCGGAGCCGCATCCACCGAATGCAGGACATCCTCGACGAAGGGAACGCATGA
- a CDS encoding YdeI/OmpD-associated family protein, with protein MTTIGTPGGSPERPAIFFDGPDEFRAWLEANHDTATELWMGLYKKHVPHRALTWEQAVPEALCFGWIDSVAQRIDEDAVRQRWTPRKRASTWSAVNVAHVERLTAEGRMHPAGLAAFERRTADRTGVYSHENPDQELTLEHAAALAADPAASAFWLAATPTYRRTVTHWVNTAKQQATRDSRLQQLIDDSAAGRLVPFQRYGEIPKWVERAAEAARTAASR; from the coding sequence ATGACGACGATCGGCACTCCCGGCGGCTCGCCCGAGCGCCCCGCGATCTTCTTTGACGGGCCCGACGAGTTCCGCGCGTGGCTCGAGGCCAACCACGACACCGCGACCGAGCTGTGGATGGGCCTCTACAAGAAGCACGTGCCGCACCGCGCGCTCACCTGGGAGCAGGCGGTGCCCGAAGCGCTCTGCTTCGGGTGGATCGACTCGGTCGCCCAGCGCATCGATGAAGATGCGGTACGTCAGCGGTGGACTCCGCGGAAGCGCGCGAGCACGTGGTCGGCGGTCAACGTCGCGCACGTCGAGCGATTGACGGCCGAGGGGCGGATGCATCCCGCCGGCCTCGCGGCGTTCGAGCGACGCACTGCCGACCGCACGGGGGTCTACTCGCACGAGAATCCCGATCAAGAGCTGACGCTCGAGCACGCGGCGGCCCTCGCGGCCGACCCCGCGGCATCCGCTTTCTGGCTCGCGGCGACCCCGACCTACCGGCGCACCGTCACGCACTGGGTGAACACGGCGAAGCAGCAGGCGACCCGCGATTCGCGGTTGCAGCAGCTCATCGACGACAGCGCCGCCGGGCGGCTGGTGCCGTTCCAGCGCTACGGCGAGATTCCGAAGTGGGTCGAGCGGGCGGCCGAGGCGGCGCGCACGGCGGCATCGCGCTAG
- a CDS encoding RecQ family ATP-dependent DNA helicase, with the protein MTTNAPASAAAPGTDTRAAALAALRELVGRDDVDFHEGQFEAIQALVEGRRRALVVQRTGWGKSAVYFVSTLLLRRAGAGPTVLVSPLLALMRDQIAAAERAGVRAVSINSTNAHEWGDVLQKLDADEVDVLLVSPERLNNPSFRDESLPALVARIGMLVVDEAHCISDWGHDFRPDYRRLRELISQMPAGVPVLATTATANSRVVADVAEQLGGSDVLTIRGPLARASLRLGVLRLPNSASRLAWLINHLDDLPGSGIIYTLTVAAAEDTARVLRERGHDVRAYTGQTDTDERAESEDLLKRNGVKALVATSALGMGFDKPDLGFVLHLGAPSTPVAYYQQVGRAGRATESADVLLLPGVEDRDIWHYFATASMPDEDRAARVLAALAPDRPTSTVALEAMVDIRRTPLELLLKVLDVDGAVARVQGGWVATGEPWAYDADRYRRIAAERLAEQQHMLDYETTSACRMEFLQRTLDDDTAAPCGRCDSCAGAWYPTAVASDASEAASAALDRVGVPIEPRKQWPTGADRLGVSAKGRIAPGEQAAEGRALARLTDLGWGGTLRELFAAGAADAPVSPRVLDACVRVLAEWGWAERPVAVAAMPSRSKPLLVDSLARGLARVGRLPYLGALDFRDGGPTGRPGGNSAYRLAGLWNRFSADALDVSTASGPILLVDDLADSRWTLTVAARELRLAGASAVLPFALALRG; encoded by the coding sequence ATGACGACGAACGCCCCCGCCTCCGCCGCCGCACCCGGCACCGACACCCGCGCCGCGGCGCTCGCCGCGCTGCGCGAACTCGTCGGCCGCGACGACGTCGACTTCCACGAGGGGCAGTTCGAGGCGATCCAGGCGCTCGTCGAAGGGCGCCGCCGTGCGCTCGTCGTGCAGCGCACGGGGTGGGGCAAGTCGGCCGTCTACTTCGTCTCGACCCTGTTGCTGCGACGTGCGGGCGCGGGCCCGACGGTGCTCGTGTCGCCCCTCCTCGCGCTCATGCGCGACCAGATCGCCGCCGCCGAGCGCGCGGGCGTGCGAGCCGTGTCGATCAACTCGACGAACGCCCACGAGTGGGGCGACGTGCTCCAGAAGCTCGACGCCGACGAGGTCGACGTGCTCCTCGTCTCACCCGAGCGGCTCAACAACCCGTCGTTCCGCGACGAAAGCCTGCCTGCGCTCGTCGCACGCATCGGCATGCTCGTCGTCGACGAGGCGCACTGCATCAGCGACTGGGGGCACGACTTCCGGCCCGACTACCGGCGCCTCCGCGAACTCATCTCGCAGATGCCCGCGGGCGTGCCTGTGCTCGCGACGACCGCGACCGCCAACAGCCGCGTCGTCGCCGACGTCGCCGAGCAGTTGGGCGGCTCCGACGTCCTGACCATCCGCGGGCCGCTCGCGCGCGCGTCGCTGCGGCTCGGGGTGCTGCGCTTGCCGAACTCGGCGAGCCGACTCGCGTGGCTCATCAACCACCTCGACGACCTGCCCGGGTCGGGCATCATCTACACGCTCACGGTCGCCGCCGCCGAAGACACCGCGCGCGTGCTGCGCGAGCGTGGGCACGATGTGCGCGCCTACACCGGCCAGACCGACACCGACGAGCGAGCCGAGTCCGAAGACCTCTTGAAGCGCAACGGCGTCAAGGCGCTCGTGGCGACGAGTGCGCTCGGCATGGGGTTCGACAAGCCCGACCTCGGGTTCGTGCTACACCTCGGGGCTCCGTCGACGCCCGTCGCGTACTACCAGCAGGTCGGCCGTGCCGGCCGCGCGACCGAGAGCGCCGACGTGCTGCTCCTTCCCGGCGTCGAAGACCGCGACATCTGGCACTACTTCGCGACGGCGTCGATGCCCGACGAAGACCGCGCTGCGCGCGTGCTTGCGGCGCTCGCCCCCGACCGGCCGACCTCGACGGTCGCGCTCGAGGCGATGGTCGACATCCGCCGCACGCCCCTCGAACTGCTCCTCAAGGTGCTCGACGTCGACGGCGCCGTCGCGCGTGTGCAGGGCGGATGGGTCGCCACGGGCGAGCCGTGGGCGTACGACGCCGACCGCTACCGGCGCATCGCCGCCGAACGCCTCGCCGAGCAGCAGCACATGCTCGACTACGAGACCACGTCGGCGTGCCGCATGGAGTTCCTGCAGCGCACCCTCGACGACGACACCGCCGCGCCCTGCGGGCGGTGCGACTCGTGCGCCGGCGCCTGGTACCCGACGGCCGTGGCGTCCGATGCATCCGAGGCCGCGAGCGCCGCACTCGACCGCGTGGGCGTGCCGATCGAGCCGCGCAAGCAGTGGCCGACGGGCGCCGACCGCCTCGGCGTCTCGGCGAAGGGCCGCATCGCACCCGGTGAGCAGGCTGCCGAGGGCCGCGCGCTCGCGCGCCTCACCGACCTCGGCTGGGGCGGCACGCTCCGCGAGCTCTTCGCGGCAGGCGCAGCCGACGCGCCCGTGTCGCCGCGCGTGCTCGACGCCTGCGTGCGCGTGCTCGCCGAATGGGGGTGGGCCGAGCGGCCCGTCGCCGTCGCCGCGATGCCGTCGCGGTCGAAGCCGCTTCTCGTCGACTCGCTCGCGCGCGGGCTCGCCCGGGTGGGGCGGCTGCCGTACCTCGGCGCACTCGACTTCCGCGACGGCGGGCCGACCGGCCGGCCCGGCGGCAACAGCGCCTACCGGCTCGCCGGGCTCTGGAACCGGTTCTCCGCAGACGCGCTCGACGTGTCGACCGCATCGGGCCCGATCCTCCTCGTCGACGACCTCGCCGACAGCCGCTGGACCCTCACCGTCGCGGCACGCGAACTCCGCCTCGCGGGGGCATCCGCCGTGCTGCCGTTCGCGCTCGCGCTCAGAGGGTGA
- a CDS encoding SRPBCC family protein, with protein MAHISSVKDTEALTLTVTAEFDGQTVERLWRLWADREQLQRWWGPPGWPATFTRHDFDVPGTSIYFMQGPEGDRHYGWWRFHEIAMPERLRIEDGFGDAEGNPDPEMPESGEMIVDFEPTDAGARFSIRSVFSSLEQLDALIEMGQEEGMKLALGQVDEILAEDAQVR; from the coding sequence ATGGCGCACATCAGTTCGGTCAAAGACACCGAAGCCCTCACGCTCACCGTGACGGCGGAGTTCGACGGTCAGACCGTCGAACGGCTGTGGCGGCTCTGGGCTGACCGGGAGCAGCTGCAGCGCTGGTGGGGCCCGCCAGGGTGGCCCGCGACCTTCACGCGCCACGACTTCGACGTGCCCGGCACCTCGATCTACTTCATGCAGGGCCCCGAGGGCGACCGGCACTACGGGTGGTGGCGATTCCACGAGATCGCAATGCCCGAGCGGCTGCGCATCGAAGACGGCTTCGGCGACGCCGAGGGCAACCCCGACCCCGAAATGCCCGAGTCGGGCGAGATGATCGTCGACTTCGAACCGACCGACGCCGGGGCGCGGTTCTCCATCCGGTCGGTGTTCAGTTCCCTCGAGCAGCTCGACGCCCTGATCGAGATGGGCCAGGAGGAGGGCATGAAGCTCGCGCTCGGACAGGTCGACGAGATCCTCGCGGAGGACGCCCAGGTCAGGTGA
- a CDS encoding TetR/AcrR family transcriptional regulator translates to MTDQHAARRGRPGYDQDGILEIAVAAFNQFGYDATSMGVLAERLGLSKSAIYHHFASKDEILERALAVALDALDGVIDETDAAGGRAADRLDRVLRGAVRVLVEKLPYVTLLLRVRGNTDVERSALERRRAFDRRVTALVSEAQAEGSIRSDIDVRVVERLLFGMINSIVEWYRPGGRETAEHLADDVVAVALDGLRMPTENRIEQLLG, encoded by the coding sequence ATGACTGATCAGCACGCCGCACGCAGAGGCCGCCCCGGTTACGATCAAGACGGGATCCTCGAGATCGCCGTCGCGGCCTTCAACCAGTTCGGCTACGACGCGACCTCGATGGGCGTGCTCGCCGAGCGCCTCGGCCTGTCCAAGTCGGCGATCTACCACCACTTCGCCTCGAAAGACGAGATCCTCGAGCGTGCCCTCGCGGTCGCACTCGACGCCCTCGACGGGGTCATCGACGAGACCGACGCCGCGGGCGGTCGCGCCGCCGACCGGCTCGACCGCGTGCTGCGGGGTGCCGTACGCGTGCTCGTCGAGAAGCTGCCCTACGTCACGCTCCTGCTCCGCGTGCGCGGCAACACCGACGTCGAACGGAGCGCCCTCGAACGCCGGCGCGCGTTCGACCGGCGCGTCACCGCCCTCGTCTCGGAGGCGCAGGCCGAAGGCTCGATCCGCAGCGACATCGACGTGCGCGTGGTCGAGCGGCTCCTCTTCGGCATGATCAACTCGATCGTCGAGTGGTACCGCCCCGGCGGGCGCGAGACCGCCGAGCACCTCGCCGACGACGTCGTCGCCGTCGCCCTCGACGGCCTGCGGATGCCGACCGAGAACCGCATCGAGCAACTGCTCGGTTGA
- a CDS encoding LLM class flavin-dependent oxidoreductase: MSATTHPKRIGFLSFGHWHPSPHSGTRTGRDALVQSIELAVAAEELGIDGAFFRVHHFARQLASPFPLLAAIGARTSRIEIGTGVIDMRYENPLYMAEDAAAADLISAHAGGEGRLQLGVSRGSPETALDGAHAFGYVPGDGETDADLARAKTELFRAAIASAGVVMSNPQMTGQSRPLAIEPQSPGLVDRIWWGSGTRATAKWTAEQGMNLMSSTLLTEDTGVPFDELQAEQIQVFRDAWAEAGWERTPRISVSRSILPIRNDEDRAFFQGRGAGDTEDQVGFIDGGIARFGKSYIGEPDKIAADLANDAAVREADTLLVTVPNQLGVDYNAGLLEAIAEHVAPAIGWARKG; encoded by the coding sequence ATGAGCGCCACGACGCATCCGAAACGCATCGGCTTCCTCTCGTTCGGCCACTGGCATCCGTCGCCGCACTCAGGTACCCGCACGGGCCGCGACGCCCTCGTGCAGTCGATCGAGCTCGCGGTCGCCGCCGAAGAGCTCGGCATCGACGGCGCGTTCTTCCGTGTACACCACTTCGCGCGGCAGCTTGCCTCCCCGTTCCCGCTGCTCGCCGCGATCGGCGCTCGCACGAGCCGCATCGAGATCGGCACGGGCGTCATCGACATGCGCTACGAGAACCCCCTCTACATGGCCGAGGATGCCGCGGCCGCCGACCTCATCTCGGCGCACGCCGGAGGCGAAGGCCGACTGCAGCTCGGCGTGAGCCGGGGATCGCCCGAGACCGCCCTCGACGGCGCGCACGCGTTCGGGTACGTGCCGGGCGACGGCGAGACCGACGCCGACCTCGCCCGGGCGAAGACCGAGCTCTTCCGCGCCGCGATCGCGAGCGCGGGCGTCGTCATGTCGAACCCGCAGATGACGGGGCAGTCGCGCCCGCTCGCGATCGAGCCGCAGTCGCCGGGCCTCGTCGACCGCATCTGGTGGGGATCCGGCACGCGCGCAACAGCGAAGTGGACGGCCGAGCAGGGCATGAACCTCATGAGCTCGACCCTCCTCACCGAAGACACGGGCGTGCCGTTCGACGAGCTGCAGGCCGAGCAGATCCAGGTCTTCCGAGATGCCTGGGCCGAGGCCGGATGGGAGCGCACGCCGCGCATCTCGGTCTCGCGGAGCATCCTGCCGATCCGGAACGACGAGGATCGTGCCTTCTTCCAGGGCCGCGGGGCGGGGGATACCGAAGACCAGGTCGGCTTCATCGACGGCGGCATCGCGCGCTTCGGCAAGAGCTACATCGGCGAGCCCGACAAGATCGCCGCCGACCTCGCGAACGACGCCGCCGTGCGCGAGGCCGACACCCTGCTCGTCACTGTGCCGAACCAGCTCGGCGTCGACTACAACGCCGGGCTCCTCGAGGCGATCGCCGAGCACGTCGCGCCCGCGATCGGGTGGGCGCGGAAGGGCTGA
- the paaZ gene encoding phenylacetic acid degradation bifunctional protein PaaZ: protein MTGILPSYLQGEWWTPDASAEGSVLENAADVRDASTGELVTRVSTDGIDLAGAIDYARTVGQASLGKLTFHQRAVLLKQMAVVLTERKAELYAISARTGATERDSWVDVDGGIGVLFTYSSKGRRELPNGQVLVDGPAEVLSKDGSFLGQHIYTRLPGVAVQINAFNFPVWGSLEKFAPAFLAGVPSIVKPATPTGYLAEAFVRILVESGLLPDGSLQLVSGSLPGLFDHLRLGDLVAFTGSASTAERLRSHDAVQTGGVRFTSETDSINASILGPDATPDTPEFDAYVKQLVVEMTAKAGQKCTAIRRVIVPEASADAVVDAVRARLAERVVVGDPRAEGVTMGPLASVAQRDDVLAQVRKLEAAGGALVIGSTDLPAVRLADGSEGQAADGAFLTPMLLRFADASADAVHEVEAFGPVASVLSYSTLAEASDLVARGGGSLVTSVATHDPAVAIELASRIAAYNGRVLFLDRDDARTSTGHGSPVPHLVHGGPGRAGGGEELGGIRAVKHFMQRTAVQGSPELLTALTGVWHTGASARPYDLSGDVHPFRKSLAELRVGDQVASPSRTVTLDDIETFANFTGDTFYAHMDEEAATANPFFPGRVAHGYLLVSWAAGLFVDAAPGPVLANSGLENLKFVTPVSPGDSIRVELTAKQITPRETDEYGEVRWDAVLKNQHDELVASYDVLTLVAKERVPAAV from the coding sequence ATGACCGGAATTCTTCCCAGCTACCTGCAGGGCGAGTGGTGGACGCCGGATGCCTCGGCGGAGGGGTCGGTGCTCGAGAACGCCGCCGACGTGCGCGACGCGTCGACGGGCGAACTCGTCACGCGCGTGTCGACCGACGGCATCGACCTCGCGGGAGCGATCGACTACGCCCGCACGGTCGGCCAGGCCTCGCTCGGCAAGCTCACGTTCCATCAGCGCGCCGTGCTGCTCAAGCAGATGGCCGTCGTGCTCACCGAGCGGAAGGCCGAGCTCTACGCGATCTCGGCTCGCACGGGGGCGACGGAGCGCGACTCGTGGGTCGACGTCGACGGCGGCATCGGCGTGCTCTTCACGTACTCGTCGAAGGGCCGCCGCGAACTGCCCAACGGCCAGGTGCTCGTCGACGGCCCCGCCGAGGTGCTCTCGAAAGACGGTTCATTCCTCGGGCAGCATATCTACACGCGCCTGCCCGGCGTCGCCGTGCAGATCAACGCCTTCAACTTCCCGGTGTGGGGTTCGCTCGAGAAGTTCGCGCCCGCGTTCCTTGCGGGGGTGCCGAGCATCGTCAAGCCCGCGACCCCGACGGGGTACCTCGCCGAGGCGTTCGTGCGCATCCTCGTCGAGTCGGGCCTCCTGCCCGACGGATCGCTCCAGCTCGTCTCGGGATCGCTCCCCGGCCTCTTCGACCACCTGCGGCTCGGCGACCTCGTCGCCTTCACGGGTTCGGCGTCGACCGCCGAACGCCTCCGCTCGCACGACGCCGTGCAGACGGGCGGCGTGCGCTTCACGAGCGAGACCGATTCGATCAACGCGTCGATCCTCGGCCCCGACGCGACGCCCGACACTCCCGAGTTCGACGCCTACGTCAAGCAGCTCGTCGTCGAGATGACCGCCAAGGCGGGGCAGAAGTGCACGGCCATCCGCCGCGTGATCGTGCCCGAGGCATCCGCCGACGCCGTCGTCGACGCCGTGCGCGCGCGCCTCGCCGAACGCGTCGTCGTCGGCGACCCGCGCGCCGAAGGCGTCACGATGGGCCCGCTCGCGTCGGTCGCGCAGCGCGACGACGTGCTCGCCCAGGTGCGGAAGCTCGAGGCCGCGGGCGGCGCCCTCGTCATCGGCTCGACCGACCTTCCTGCCGTGCGCCTCGCCGACGGCAGCGAAGGCCAAGCCGCTGACGGCGCGTTCCTCACGCCCATGCTCCTTCGATTCGCGGATGCCTCGGCCGACGCCGTCCACGAGGTCGAAGCGTTCGGCCCCGTGGCATCCGTGCTCTCGTACTCGACGCTCGCCGAGGCATCCGACCTCGTCGCCCGTGGCGGCGGCTCGCTCGTGACATCCGTCGCGACGCACGACCCCGCCGTCGCGATCGAACTCGCCTCGCGCATCGCGGCGTACAACGGACGCGTGCTCTTCCTCGACCGCGACGACGCCCGCACCTCGACCGGCCACGGCTCGCCCGTGCCGCACCTCGTGCACGGCGGCCCCGGCCGCGCGGGCGGCGGCGAAGAGCTCGGCGGCATCCGCGCCGTCAAGCACTTCATGCAGCGCACGGCCGTGCAGGGCTCGCCCGAACTGCTCACCGCCCTCACGGGCGTGTGGCACACCGGGGCATCCGCCCGACCGTACGACCTGTCGGGCGACGTGCATCCCTTCCGTAAGTCGCTCGCAGAACTCCGTGTCGGCGACCAGGTCGCCTCGCCGTCGCGCACCGTCACCCTCGACGACATCGAGACGTTCGCGAACTTCACGGGCGACACCTTCTACGCGCACATGGACGAAGAGGCCGCGACCGCGAACCCCTTCTTCCCCGGACGCGTCGCACACGGCTACCTGCTCGTGTCGTGGGCCGCAGGCCTCTTCGTCGACGCGGCGCCCGGCCCCGTGCTCGCCAACTCGGGCCTCGAGAACCTCAAGTTCGTGACGCCCGTCTCGCCCGGCGACTCGATCCGCGTCGAGCTCACGGCCAAGCAGATCACTCCGCGCGAGACCGACGAGTACGGCGAAGTGCGGTGGGACGCCGTGCTGAAGAACCAGCACGACGAACTCGTCGCTTCGTACGATGTCTTGACGCTCGTCGCGAAGGAGCGCGTGCCGGCGGCGGTGTGA
- a CDS encoding gamma carbonic anhydrase family protein encodes MLYEHQGQSPKLHPSAVVAPSAVISGDVELGERVQVLHGAVITAEGGPVRIGAGTVVMENAVIRGVSGNAAVIGDHCLVGPHAYVSGATVEPEVFLATGSRVFNGAVVGRGSEVRIDAVVHLKTELAEGTTVPIGWVAVGTPALIAPPNEHEAIWERQRELDFPEYVFGLDRDTPDLMVQLTDRYGARLARHADDREV; translated from the coding sequence ATGCTGTACGAACACCAGGGCCAGAGCCCCAAGCTGCACCCCTCCGCGGTGGTCGCGCCGAGTGCGGTGATCAGCGGCGACGTCGAGCTCGGTGAACGCGTGCAAGTGCTGCACGGCGCGGTCATCACGGCCGAGGGCGGGCCCGTGCGCATCGGCGCGGGCACCGTCGTCATGGAGAACGCCGTCATCCGCGGTGTCTCGGGCAACGCCGCCGTGATCGGCGACCACTGCCTCGTCGGCCCGCACGCCTACGTGTCGGGGGCGACGGTCGAGCCCGAGGTGTTCCTCGCGACGGGCAGCCGAGTCTTCAACGGCGCCGTCGTCGGGCGGGGCAGCGAAGTGCGGATCGACGCGGTCGTGCACCTGAAGACCGAACTCGCCGAGGGCACGACCGTGCCGATCGGCTGGGTCGCGGTCGGCACGCCGGCGCTCATCGCCCCGCCGAACGAGCACGAGGCGATCTGGGAGCGGCAGCGCGAGCTCGACTTCCCCGAGTACGTCTTCGGCCTCGACCGCGACACCCCCGACCTCATGGTGCAGCTCACCGACCGCTACGGGGCGCGGCTCGCGCGGCACGCGGACGACCGGGAGGTGTGA